The Iamia majanohamensis genome window below encodes:
- the purM gene encoding phosphoribosylformylglycinamidine cyclo-ligase has protein sequence MTEQQDGRAGGSETYKGAGVDIAAGEEAVLRIKEKVRSTFRPEVIGDIGGFGGLFSFANHRYVHPVLVSSTDGVGTKAVVAQAAGRFDTIGVDLVAMCVDDIACAGAEPLFFLDYIAVGHLDPDHIEQLVEGVAEGCRQAGCALIGGEMAEHPGAMDPGEFDLVGFAVGVVERDLMLGPDRVHAGDALIGLPSPGLRSNGYSLARRVLLDRAGLPLDGPAYEGARHSLAEELLEPSVVYAPAIRALLDAVDVHALAHVTGGGLPGNLPRSLPKGCDAIVDEATWEAPRIFGEVQRHGDISPEEMRSVFNMGLGMVAVVPREDLYAALDTLRAAGHRAVEIGAVERGHGQLRYA, from the coding sequence GTGACCGAGCAGCAGGACGGCCGCGCCGGCGGGTCCGAGACCTACAAGGGCGCAGGCGTCGACATCGCAGCCGGCGAGGAGGCCGTGCTCCGCATCAAGGAGAAGGTCCGGTCGACCTTCCGGCCCGAGGTGATCGGCGACATCGGCGGCTTCGGCGGGCTGTTCTCCTTCGCCAACCACCGCTACGTCCACCCCGTGCTCGTGTCCTCCACCGACGGCGTCGGCACCAAGGCCGTGGTGGCCCAGGCCGCGGGCCGCTTCGACACCATCGGCGTCGACCTGGTGGCCATGTGCGTCGACGACATCGCCTGCGCCGGCGCCGAGCCCCTCTTCTTCCTGGACTACATCGCCGTCGGCCACCTCGACCCCGACCACATCGAGCAGCTGGTCGAGGGCGTGGCCGAGGGCTGCCGCCAGGCCGGCTGCGCCTTGATCGGCGGCGAGATGGCCGAGCACCCCGGGGCCATGGACCCCGGCGAGTTCGACCTCGTCGGCTTCGCCGTGGGCGTGGTCGAGCGCGACCTCATGCTCGGCCCCGACCGGGTCCACGCCGGCGACGCCCTCATCGGCCTGCCCTCGCCCGGGCTGCGCTCCAACGGCTACTCGCTCGCCCGCCGGGTGCTGCTCGACCGGGCCGGGCTCCCCCTCGACGGCCCCGCCTACGAGGGGGCCCGCCACTCGCTCGCCGAGGAGCTGCTGGAGCCGTCGGTGGTCTACGCCCCGGCCATCCGGGCCCTGCTCGACGCGGTCGACGTCCACGCCCTGGCCCACGTCACCGGCGGGGGCCTGCCCGGCAACCTGCCCCGGTCGCTGCCCAAGGGCTGCGACGCGATCGTCGACGAGGCCACCTGGGAGGCGCCCCGCATCTTCGGCGAGGTCCAGCGCCACGGCGACATCAGCCCCGAGGAGATGCGGTCCGTGTTCAACATGGGCCTCGGCATGGTGGCCGTCGTGCCCCGCGAGGACCTCTACGCGGCCCTCGACACGCTGCGCGCCGCCGGCCACCGGGCCGTCGAGATCGGCGCCGTCGAGCGGGGCCACGGCCAGCTCCGGTACGCCTGA
- a CDS encoding aldehyde dehydrogenase family protein, whose amino-acid sequence MPEIYVDGRWRAAASGETRTIRCPADGAVVAEVDEGGPADVDAAVAAARAAFDQGPWPRTPAAERGDLLLRVADLLQRDRAAIARAESLDTGKRLVESEADVDDVTAVFRHVGRVAAEDAGRVVDTGRADVVSRIVHEPVGVCAMVTPWNYPLLQASWKVAPALAAGCTFVLKPSELTPSTSVLLVRLLAEAGLPDGVAGLVLGTGPAVGGPLVEDPRVDMVSFTGGLATGRSVMAAAASTVKKVALELGGKNPNVVFADADLETAVDMALTAVFLHSGQVCSAGARLVVEEDIHDAFVDEVVARARRIRLGGPFDPEAETGPLISEAHRAKVEAYVERGRAEGAVVRCGGSRPDDPALADGWYYPPTVLDGCDRTMAVTQEESFGPVLTVETFATEDEAVAIANDSPYGLAGAVWTSDAGRAERVAAGLRMGTVWINDFHPYVPQAEWGGYKQSGVGRELGRAGIDEYRETKHVWHNIAPAPQHWFGGGS is encoded by the coding sequence GTGCCGGAGATCTACGTCGACGGACGGTGGCGCGCCGCCGCCTCGGGTGAGACCCGCACCATCCGCTGCCCGGCCGACGGGGCGGTGGTGGCCGAGGTCGACGAGGGCGGCCCGGCCGACGTCGACGCCGCCGTGGCCGCCGCCCGCGCCGCCTTCGACCAGGGGCCGTGGCCCCGCACCCCGGCCGCCGAGCGCGGCGACCTCCTGCTGCGGGTCGCCGACCTGCTCCAGCGCGACCGCGCCGCCATCGCCCGGGCCGAGTCCCTCGACACCGGCAAGCGCCTGGTCGAGAGCGAGGCCGACGTCGACGACGTGACCGCGGTGTTCCGCCACGTCGGGCGGGTGGCGGCCGAGGACGCGGGCCGGGTGGTCGACACCGGCCGGGCCGACGTGGTCAGCCGCATCGTCCACGAGCCCGTCGGCGTGTGCGCCATGGTCACGCCCTGGAACTACCCCCTGCTGCAGGCGTCGTGGAAGGTGGCCCCCGCCCTGGCCGCGGGCTGCACCTTCGTGCTCAAGCCCAGCGAGCTCACGCCGTCGACCTCGGTGCTCCTGGTCCGCCTGCTGGCCGAGGCCGGCCTCCCCGACGGGGTCGCCGGCCTGGTGCTCGGCACCGGGCCCGCCGTGGGCGGCCCCCTGGTCGAGGACCCCCGGGTCGACATGGTGTCGTTCACCGGCGGCCTGGCCACCGGGCGGTCGGTGATGGCGGCGGCCGCCTCCACCGTGAAGAAGGTGGCCCTGGAGCTGGGGGGCAAGAACCCCAACGTCGTGTTCGCCGACGCCGACCTCGAGACCGCCGTCGACATGGCCCTCACCGCGGTGTTCCTCCACTCCGGCCAGGTATGCTCGGCCGGCGCCCGCCTGGTGGTGGAGGAGGACATCCACGACGCCTTCGTCGACGAGGTGGTGGCCCGCGCCCGCCGCATCCGCCTGGGCGGGCCCTTCGATCCCGAGGCCGAGACCGGCCCGCTTATCTCCGAGGCCCACCGGGCCAAGGTGGAGGCCTACGTGGAGCGGGGCCGGGCCGAGGGGGCGGTGGTGCGCTGCGGCGGGTCCCGCCCCGACGACCCCGCCCTGGCCGACGGCTGGTACTACCCGCCCACCGTGCTCGACGGCTGCGACCGCACCATGGCCGTCACCCAGGAGGAGTCCTTCGGCCCGGTGCTCACCGTCGAGACCTTCGCCACCGAGGACGAGGCCGTCGCCATCGCCAACGACAGCCCCTACGGCCTGGCCGGGGCGGTGTGGACCTCCGACGCGGGCCGGGCAGAGCGGGTGGCCGCCGGGCTGCGGATGGGCACGGTCTGGATCAACGACTTCCACCCCTACGTGCCCCAGGCCGAGTGGGGCGGCTACAAGCAGTCGGGGGTGGGCCGGGAGCTGGGGCGGGCCGGCATCGACGAGTACCGGGAGACCAAGCACGTGTGGCACAACATCGCCCCCGCCCCGCAGCACTGGTTCGGGGGCGGGTCGTGA
- the betA gene encoding choline dehydrogenase — translation MRARADVVIVGGGSAGSVLANRLSADAGTSVVVLEAGRSDTRLDPFIHMPAALTIPIGNPLYDWRYESEPEPDMGGRRVAHARGKVLGGSSSINGMIFQRGNPMDYERWAERPGMEAWSYAHCLPYFKRMETCLAGADAWRGGSGPLVLERGPATSPLFGAFFEAVQQAGHPLTTDVNGYRQEGFAAFDRNVHRGRRLSASQAYLRPVRDRPNLSVVTRARTTRVRFRGTRAVGVDYVRDGRTRTLDADEVILCGGAIGSPQLLQLSGVGNASELAALGIDVVADVPGVGEDLQDHLEVYIQHACTQPVSIAPGLRWRARPRIGAEWLFLRKGLGATNHFEAGGFIRSNDEVAYPNLMFHFLPVAIRYDGTSPTGGHGYQVHIGPMTSDARGSVKIRSTDPTVHPALRFGYLSTDQDRREWVEAVRAARHVLSQEAWAAFDGGEISPGPEVETDEQILDWVRADAETALHPSCTARMGTDDGAVLDPDSLRVRGVEGLRVVDASAMPLITNGNIYAPVMMLAEKAADLVAGNTPLAPQDVPVYRHGHGDPLTPPT, via the coding sequence GTGAGGGCGCGGGCCGACGTGGTGATCGTGGGCGGGGGGTCGGCCGGCAGCGTGCTGGCCAACCGGCTCAGCGCCGATGCCGGCACCTCGGTGGTGGTGCTGGAGGCGGGGCGCTCGGACACCCGCCTCGACCCGTTCATCCACATGCCGGCGGCGCTGACCATCCCGATCGGCAACCCGCTCTACGACTGGCGCTACGAGTCCGAGCCCGAGCCCGACATGGGCGGCCGCCGCGTGGCCCACGCCCGGGGGAAGGTGCTGGGCGGCTCCAGCAGCATCAACGGCATGATCTTCCAGCGGGGCAACCCGATGGACTACGAGCGCTGGGCCGAGCGCCCGGGCATGGAGGCGTGGTCCTACGCCCACTGCCTGCCGTACTTCAAGCGCATGGAGACGTGCCTGGCCGGGGCCGACGCCTGGCGGGGCGGCAGCGGGCCGCTCGTGCTGGAGCGGGGCCCGGCCACCTCCCCGCTGTTCGGCGCCTTCTTCGAGGCCGTGCAGCAGGCCGGCCACCCGCTCACCACCGACGTCAACGGCTACCGCCAGGAGGGCTTCGCCGCCTTCGACCGCAACGTGCACCGGGGTCGCCGCCTGAGCGCCTCGCAGGCCTACCTGCGCCCGGTGCGGGACCGCCCCAACCTCTCGGTCGTCACCCGGGCCCGCACCACCCGGGTGCGGTTCCGGGGCACCCGGGCGGTGGGGGTCGACTACGTGCGCGACGGCCGGACCCGCACCCTCGACGCCGACGAGGTGATCCTCTGCGGCGGGGCCATCGGCTCGCCCCAGCTCCTCCAGCTCTCCGGGGTGGGCAACGCCTCCGAGCTCGCTGCCCTGGGCATCGACGTGGTGGCCGACGTGCCCGGCGTGGGCGAGGACCTCCAGGACCACCTCGAGGTCTACATCCAGCACGCCTGCACCCAGCCCGTGTCCATCGCCCCCGGGCTGCGCTGGCGGGCCCGGCCCCGCATCGGGGCCGAGTGGCTGTTCCTGCGCAAGGGGCTCGGGGCCACCAACCACTTCGAGGCGGGCGGCTTCATCCGCAGCAACGACGAGGTGGCCTACCCCAACCTCATGTTCCACTTCCTCCCGGTGGCCATCCGCTACGACGGCACCTCGCCCACCGGCGGCCACGGCTACCAGGTGCACATCGGGCCCATGACCTCCGACGCCCGGGGCTCGGTGAAGATCCGCTCCACCGACCCGACGGTCCACCCCGCCCTGCGCTTCGGCTACCTCTCCACCGACCAGGACCGGCGCGAGTGGGTGGAGGCGGTGCGGGCCGCCCGCCACGTGCTCTCCCAGGAGGCGTGGGCCGCCTTCGACGGGGGCGAGATCTCCCCCGGGCCCGAGGTGGAGACCGACGAGCAGATCCTCGACTGGGTCCGGGCCGACGCCGAGACCGCCCTCCACCCGTCGTGCACGGCGCGCATGGGCACCGACGACGGGGCCGTGCTCGACCCCGACAGCCTCCGGGTGCGCGGCGTCGAGGGCCTCCGCGTGGTCGACGCCTCGGCCATGCCCCTCATCACCAACGGCAACATCTACGCCCCGGTGATGATGCTGGCCGAGAAGGCGGCCGACCTGGTCGCGGGGAACACGCCGCTGGCCCCGCAGGACGTGCCCGTGTACCGCCACGGCCACGGCGACCCCCTCACACCACCGACCTGA
- a CDS encoding DUF1992 domain-containing protein, translating to MTERKPVDVGWDTWVEKKIHDARLEGAFDDLPGHGRPIAGLDEPLDEAWWVREKLRREGGGELPPTLAIRRDQDVAVAEARAAASEDEARRILEDINARVRHLNSHVISGPPTTVGPVDVEEELARWRAAHPPAPPAPTPPTPAPPRRFLARLLPSRRAR from the coding sequence GTGACCGAGCGCAAGCCCGTGGACGTGGGCTGGGACACGTGGGTCGAGAAGAAGATCCACGACGCCCGCCTCGAGGGCGCCTTCGACGACCTGCCCGGCCACGGCCGGCCCATCGCCGGGCTGGACGAGCCCCTCGACGAGGCCTGGTGGGTGCGGGAGAAGCTGCGCCGGGAGGGCGGAGGTGAGCTCCCGCCCACGCTGGCGATCCGCCGGGACCAGGACGTGGCGGTGGCCGAGGCCCGGGCTGCGGCCAGCGAGGACGAGGCCCGGCGGATCCTGGAGGACATCAACGCCCGGGTCCGCCACCTCAACAGCCACGTGATCTCGGGTCCGCCGACCACCGTGGGCCCGGTCGACGTCGAGGAGGAGCTCGCCCGCTGGCGCGCCGCCCACCCCCCGGCTCCCCCCGCCCCCACGCCGCCGACCCCAGCCCCGCCGAGACGGTTCCTCGCCCGCCTCCTGCCGAGCCGCCGAGCCCGCTGA
- a CDS encoding ParA family protein — protein MTRVVAVANQKGGVAKTTTVHSLGVALAQGGQKVLLVDLDPQASLTWACGVDPDDLERSMHEVLLRRCKAADAVLPTDVDDLRLLPSTIDLAGAEMHLLTKTGREYVLRKALDRVVDDYDVVLIDCPPSLGILTINGLTAAGEVLIPLQCEALGQRGVSQLMETIDDVRSYTNRDLVVRGVIATMFDRRTNLANQVVAEVQETHGLEVFDPPVPKSVKVAEAPGRGRSVLEHASSSRGAVAYRELAEAIFGVAAPAPEKKAKKKSKKKGEG, from the coding sequence ATGACCCGGGTCGTGGCCGTCGCCAACCAGAAGGGCGGCGTGGCCAAGACCACCACGGTGCACTCCCTCGGGGTGGCCCTGGCCCAGGGCGGCCAGAAGGTGCTGCTCGTCGACCTCGACCCCCAGGCCTCGCTGACCTGGGCCTGCGGCGTCGACCCCGACGACCTCGAGCGCTCCATGCACGAGGTCCTGCTCCGGCGCTGCAAGGCGGCCGACGCGGTGCTGCCCACCGACGTCGACGACCTGCGCCTGCTGCCGTCGACCATCGACCTGGCCGGCGCCGAGATGCACCTGCTCACCAAGACGGGCCGGGAGTACGTGCTCCGCAAGGCCCTCGACCGGGTCGTCGACGACTACGACGTGGTGCTCATCGACTGCCCGCCCTCGCTCGGCATCCTCACCATCAACGGCCTCACCGCCGCCGGCGAGGTGCTCATCCCGCTCCAGTGCGAGGCCCTGGGCCAGCGGGGCGTCTCCCAGCTGATGGAGACCATCGACGACGTCCGCTCCTACACCAACCGCGACCTCGTCGTCCGCGGCGTCATCGCCACCATGTTCGACCGGCGCACCAACCTGGCCAACCAGGTCGTGGCCGAGGTCCAGGAGACCCACGGCCTGGAGGTCTTCGACCCTCCGGTGCCCAAGTCGGTGAAGGTGGCCGAGGCCCCCGGGCGGGGACGGTCGGTGCTCGAGCACGCCTCGTCCTCCCGCGGCGCGGTGGCCTACCGGGAGCTGGCCGAGGCCATCTTCGGCGTGGCCGCGCCCGCCCCGGAGAAGAAGGCGAAGAAGAAGAGCAAGAAGAAGGGCGAGGGCTGA
- the pyrE gene encoding orotate phosphoribosyltransferase: MPGPADLPACPFPALRDHVLAHSVQQGDFTLKSGRRSPWFIDAKQTTCSPEGMVLVADALLEVLPDDVTALGGLTVGADAAAYATAGIATERGRPLRAFTVRKEDKGHGMGGRVAGVLGPGDKVAVTEDAVTRGVSMLEAVEVIRAVGAEAVLLVPVVDRGGTVEALAAEAGVPLRALVTAPDLGFPYERDVT; the protein is encoded by the coding sequence ATGCCCGGACCCGCCGACCTGCCCGCCTGCCCGTTCCCCGCCCTCCGCGACCACGTGCTCGCCCACAGCGTCCAGCAGGGGGACTTCACCCTGAAGTCGGGCAGGCGGTCGCCGTGGTTCATCGACGCCAAGCAGACGACGTGCTCGCCCGAGGGCATGGTGCTGGTGGCCGATGCCCTGCTCGAGGTCCTCCCCGACGACGTCACCGCCCTGGGCGGGCTCACCGTCGGGGCCGACGCCGCCGCCTACGCCACGGCCGGCATCGCAACCGAGCGGGGCCGTCCGCTGCGGGCCTTCACGGTGCGCAAGGAGGACAAGGGCCACGGCATGGGCGGACGGGTGGCGGGGGTGCTGGGACCGGGCGACAAGGTGGCCGTCACCGAGGACGCCGTCACCCGGGGCGTGTCGATGCTGGAGGCGGTGGAGGTCATCCGGGCCGTGGGGGCCGAGGCCGTGCTGCTGGTCCCCGTGGTCGACCGGGGCGGCACGGTCGAGGCCCTGGCCGCGGAGGCGGGCGTGCCCCTCCGTGCCCTGGTCACCGCGCCCGACCTCGGCTTCCCCTACGAGCGCGACGTGACCTGA